The following proteins are co-located in the Pedobacter sp. FW305-3-2-15-E-R2A2 genome:
- a CDS encoding catalase: MKKNKAPKETSKKEDLLPDTTDGTGKLLTTNQGLKINDDQNSLKAGERGATLLEDFILREKITHFDHERIPERIVHARGSGAHGIFELYQPQSKYTKAGFLNDTTIKTPVFVRFSTVAGSRGSTDLARDVRGFSVKFYTQEGIYDFVGNNMPIFFIQDAIKFPDLIHAVKPEPNHEMPQAASAHDTFWDFISLMPESTHMILWLMSDRAIPRSYRMMEGFGVHTFRLINEAGKSHFVKFHWKPLLGVHSVAWNEALKISGNDPDFHRRDLWEAIESGAFPEWELGIQVIPEEDEHKFDFDLLDPTKLVPEELVPVQRIGKMTLNRNPDNFFAETEQVAFHPGHIVPGIDFSNDPLLQGRLFSYTDTQLSRLGGPNFHEIPINRPISPVHNNQRDGHMRQTINAERTSYQPNSINANAPLQAKVSEGGFSSYQERIDAKKVRARSDSFFDHFSQASLFFNSQSEVEKNHIVDAFRFELGKVEIEEIRKRMVGILTQVDAGLAKRVADGLGLETPSGPQKPVNHGVPADGDQQKYEPVMKKSSLKSSAALSMKDTLKDTIKSRKIAILATDGVNGTQLNDYKKVLEAAGALTKIVATHNGHIQDDSGKRIKVDFTFLTTASVLFDAVYVPGGGKSVNALVAEPDAIHFVEEAFRHCKAIAANAEGLELIAHSKVPEQDKNAAQQGLLLNKTAKDFEMAIRQHRFWEREKSGKIPA; the protein is encoded by the coding sequence ATGAAAAAAAATAAAGCACCAAAAGAAACATCAAAAAAAGAAGACCTGTTACCGGATACTACTGATGGAACAGGCAAACTACTGACGACAAATCAGGGTTTAAAAATTAATGACGATCAGAACTCGCTGAAAGCAGGGGAGCGTGGCGCCACCTTGCTTGAAGATTTTATCCTCAGGGAAAAAATCACCCATTTTGATCATGAACGAATTCCTGAGCGCATTGTACATGCACGAGGCTCCGGAGCTCATGGTATATTTGAATTGTATCAGCCACAGTCTAAATATACCAAAGCAGGATTTTTAAATGACACCACTATAAAGACACCGGTTTTTGTCAGGTTTTCTACTGTTGCCGGCTCCAGAGGCTCCACTGATCTTGCCCGGGACGTAAGGGGTTTTTCTGTTAAGTTTTATACTCAGGAAGGTATCTATGACTTTGTTGGTAACAATATGCCCATCTTTTTCATTCAGGATGCCATTAAATTTCCAGACCTTATTCATGCCGTTAAACCAGAACCTAACCATGAAATGCCACAGGCTGCATCCGCCCATGATACCTTTTGGGATTTCATTTCCCTGATGCCGGAATCTACGCATATGATCCTATGGTTAATGTCCGACAGGGCCATTCCGCGCAGTTATAGAATGATGGAAGGCTTTGGCGTTCATACGTTTCGCCTGATCAATGAAGCCGGAAAATCCCATTTTGTCAAATTTCATTGGAAACCATTATTAGGCGTGCATTCGGTAGCATGGAATGAGGCCTTGAAAATTTCAGGAAATGACCCCGATTTCCACCGTCGTGATCTCTGGGAAGCCATAGAAAGCGGTGCTTTCCCCGAGTGGGAGCTGGGCATCCAGGTGATTCCCGAGGAAGATGAGCACAAATTTGATTTCGATTTACTGGACCCGACTAAATTGGTTCCGGAAGAACTGGTTCCCGTTCAGCGAATAGGAAAAATGACGCTCAACAGAAATCCGGATAATTTCTTTGCAGAAACAGAACAAGTGGCTTTTCATCCCGGCCATATTGTACCCGGAATAGATTTCAGCAATGATCCACTATTGCAAGGCCGTCTTTTTTCTTATACGGATACGCAGCTTTCCCGACTTGGTGGACCGAATTTTCATGAAATACCGATCAACAGGCCGATATCTCCGGTTCATAACAATCAAAGAGACGGCCATATGAGACAGACGATCAATGCAGAACGGACCAGCTATCAGCCGAACAGCATCAATGCAAACGCTCCTTTACAAGCTAAAGTTTCTGAAGGTGGTTTCAGCTCCTATCAGGAAAGGATCGATGCTAAAAAGGTCAGAGCACGCAGTGATAGTTTTTTTGATCATTTTAGTCAGGCCAGCCTTTTCTTTAACAGTCAGTCGGAAGTGGAAAAAAACCACATTGTAGATGCTTTCAGGTTTGAACTGGGGAAAGTGGAAATCGAAGAGATCAGGAAACGTATGGTTGGAATTTTAACACAGGTTGATGCCGGGCTTGCCAAACGGGTCGCAGATGGACTGGGGTTAGAAACACCATCCGGCCCACAGAAACCCGTTAATCATGGAGTTCCGGCCGATGGCGATCAGCAAAAATATGAACCAGTAATGAAAAAGAGCAGCTTGAAATCGAGTGCTGCTTTGAGCATGAAAGATACTTTGAAAGATACGATTAAGAGCAGGAAGATTGCGATTCTGGCTACAGACGGCGTTAATGGGACTCAACTGAATGATTATAAAAAAGTCCTGGAAGCTGCCGGTGCACTGACAAAAATCGTAGCCACTCATAATGGTCACATTCAGGATGACTCAGGAAAACGCATTAAAGTGGACTTTACTTTCCTGACTACCGCATCTGTTTTATTTGACGCGGTCTACGTTCCTGGAGGAGGTAAATCTGTAAATGCTTTAGTTGCAGAACCAGACGCCATTCACTTTGTGGAAGAGGCTTTCAGACATTGTAAAGCCATTGCAGCAAACGCAGAAGGACTTGAGTTAATCGCGCATTCAAAAGTTCCTGAGCAGGATAAAAATGCTGCTCAACAGGGTTTATTATTAAATAAAACGGCCAAAGATTTTGAAATGGCGATCAGACAACACCGATTTTGGGAACGGGAGAAATCTGGCAAGATTCCCGCCTAA
- a CDS encoding ferritin-like domain-containing protein: protein METTAKTQTKKKSSTSGMTGKMKDSEFHEFFVDELKDIYWAEKHLVKALPKMKKASTSPELAAAFEKHTGETQTHIETLEKVFALLDEKPVAKKCDAMAGLLEEANGVIEDTKEGTMVRDAGLILAAQKVEHYEIGTYGTLRTFAECMGHTDVVDLLQQTLDNEKATDIALTEVAVASINDAAAAE from the coding sequence ATGGAAACTACAGCAAAAACACAAACGAAGAAGAAGTCAAGCACTTCAGGAATGACTGGAAAAATGAAAGATTCTGAATTTCATGAATTTTTTGTTGATGAATTAAAAGACATTTATTGGGCAGAAAAGCACCTTGTCAAAGCATTGCCTAAAATGAAGAAGGCCTCCACTAGTCCTGAGCTCGCGGCCGCATTTGAAAAACATACAGGTGAAACTCAAACCCATATTGAAACACTGGAAAAGGTGTTTGCTTTATTGGACGAGAAGCCAGTTGCAAAGAAATGCGATGCAATGGCTGGCTTATTAGAAGAGGCCAACGGTGTGATTGAAGACACCAAAGAAGGAACTATGGTGAGAGATGCAGGATTGATTCTTGCCGCTCAAAAAGTAGAACATTACGAAATCGGAACCTACGGTACCTTACGGACATTTGCCGAATGTATGGGGCATACCGACGTGGTGGATTTACTTCAGCAAACACTGGACAATGAAAAGGCTACCGATATCGCACTGACAGAAGTTGCGGTAGCTTCTATTAATGACGCAGCGGCAGCAGAATAA
- a CDS encoding DUF2004 domain-containing protein encodes MKLQYFGELDQNVLEDYYSTQIEIDGHQIEIDLNFTDTSIEEDRLLKVNALLEKLPEFIGKLKGFIHNDFKNGADVQEYLDFHIEEVGEEELASLLSKADQSLKKDEQLLSVLRLKRIGFYPDDEDSFTVSDFETDPEISQYVLVLNTTIDQELHYITMES; translated from the coding sequence ATGAAATTACAATACTTTGGAGAACTAGATCAGAATGTACTGGAAGACTATTATTCTACTCAAATTGAGATAGATGGACATCAAATAGAAATAGATTTGAATTTTACAGATACCTCAATAGAAGAAGACCGTCTATTGAAAGTGAACGCATTGCTTGAAAAATTACCGGAATTTATCGGTAAACTGAAGGGATTTATACATAATGATTTCAAAAATGGCGCTGACGTACAGGAATATCTGGATTTTCACATTGAAGAGGTGGGCGAAGAAGAATTAGCATCATTGCTTTCAAAAGCCGACCAAAGCTTGAAAAAGGACGAACAGCTTTTGTCTGTTTTACGCCTAAAAAGAATTGGATTCTATCCTGATGACGAAGACTCCTTTACCGTTTCTGATTTCGAGACAGATCCCGAAATTTCACAATATGTCTTGGTGCTGAACACGACAATAGATCAGGAACTTCATTATATAACAATGGAAAGCTAG
- a CDS encoding serine hydrolase domain-containing protein, which yields MDSLKIPAISIALVKNNKIVYHRAIGIKNAKQERIDDHTLFEAASMTKTVFAYTVLKLVKENVLNLDTPLYKYYPYEDIKYDERYKLITARMVLGHTTGFPNWRGDDKKLTINATPGTKFGYSGEGFEYLGLVITHLTGKKLDDLVQEYVFRPLSVKHSYLISNEYVRKHLTEGLKDNKDWGNNDVYLQPYVSYSLYTEAKDYAKFEMELIKESTSPNSIFQAMSVRQSELDANDSRPGAKTVACLGIFTEQTPFGPIYLHPGNNDDRFTSIFQFYKDSKIGFVYFINCPKQNELTKRLNEFLINGK from the coding sequence ATGGATTCACTTAAAATACCGGCAATATCCATTGCGCTTGTAAAAAACAATAAAATAGTATATCACCGGGCAATTGGAATTAAAAATGCCAAACAGGAGCGGATTGATGACCATACCCTTTTCGAAGCTGCATCGATGACAAAAACGGTCTTTGCCTACACTGTGCTTAAACTGGTTAAGGAAAACGTACTCAACTTAGATACCCCGCTTTATAAATATTACCCTTATGAGGACATTAAATACGATGAACGTTATAAATTAATCACGGCGAGAATGGTTTTAGGTCATACTACCGGCTTTCCAAATTGGCGGGGTGACGACAAGAAGCTGACCATTAACGCTACTCCAGGCACCAAATTCGGCTATTCTGGCGAAGGATTCGAATATCTTGGGCTGGTGATAACGCACTTAACAGGTAAAAAATTAGACGACCTTGTTCAGGAATATGTATTTAGGCCTTTGTCTGTTAAACACTCCTATTTAATCAGCAATGAATATGTGAGAAAGCATCTGACAGAAGGATTAAAAGACAACAAAGATTGGGGGAATAATGACGTTTACTTACAGCCCTATGTATCCTATAGCTTATATACTGAGGCTAAAGACTATGCGAAATTTGAAATGGAATTAATAAAAGAAAGTACCAGCCCAAACAGCATATTCCAGGCGATGTCTGTGCGGCAATCGGAACTTGATGCAAATGATTCAAGACCGGGTGCAAAAACAGTGGCCTGCTTAGGGATATTTACGGAGCAAACACCATTTGGCCCAATATATCTTCATCCCGGAAATAATGACGACCGCTTTACCTCTATATTTCAATTTTACAAAGATTCTAAAATTGGTTTTGTATATTTCATCAATTGCCCTAAACAGAATGAGTTGACTAAGAGATTAAACGAGTTTTTAATTAACGGCAAATAA
- a CDS encoding GNAT family N-acetyltransferase: protein MEPYRKTIVENWITAWSLSREVPAPVQFKSSFLVDVGAEQHKSRYVFPTLNDDFIQLSESIDEPWVFLKVCAPTDEVKARISKKWTIQPQGFMMTCFRPMVFPELGLQDDYRLEFEQYPSTFVLKIIAQNGELASTGRIVLHNDFAVYDRISTDSNHRRKGLARILMTELEKIALSKGISKNLLVATEEGKLLYESLGWEVYSLYTSIVIAG from the coding sequence ATGGAACCATATAGAAAAACTATCGTTGAGAACTGGATTACTGCCTGGTCGTTGTCAAGGGAAGTGCCGGCGCCTGTTCAGTTTAAATCAAGTTTTCTGGTTGACGTTGGTGCTGAGCAGCATAAAAGCCGTTATGTATTTCCTACGCTTAATGATGACTTTATTCAGTTGTCTGAATCTATTGATGAGCCCTGGGTTTTTCTGAAAGTCTGCGCCCCGACCGATGAAGTAAAAGCTAGGATATCTAAAAAATGGACCATTCAACCACAAGGTTTTATGATGACTTGTTTTCGGCCTATGGTTTTTCCGGAGCTTGGTTTGCAGGACGATTATAGGTTGGAATTTGAACAGTATCCATCCACTTTCGTGCTGAAGATTATTGCTCAAAATGGAGAATTGGCCTCAACAGGACGCATTGTTCTCCATAATGATTTTGCGGTCTATGACCGCATTTCAACGGATAGCAACCATAGAAGAAAAGGTCTTGCCAGAATTTTGATGACAGAACTTGAAAAGATTGCTTTGTCAAAAGGCATCTCCAAAAACCTTCTCGTAGCAACGGAAGAAGGTAAACTATTGTACGAATCTTTAGGCTGGGAAGTATATAGCCTTTATACCTCAATTGTGATTGCCGGCTAA
- a CDS encoding glycoside hydrolase family 95-like protein, with product MPSQAVHEMLLQSWSATPGDVHTGVIRIFPAMPKKWANASFTNLRAEGGFMVSATRKNNKTLNFSITAARSGKLRIKDNFDGLTLKWNFKGVTKTGDVYEVNLNKGQKLQVLAGNHN from the coding sequence TTGCCATCACAAGCCGTACATGAAATGCTCTTGCAAAGCTGGAGTGCAACACCTGGCGATGTTCATACGGGTGTGATCCGCATTTTTCCTGCCATGCCTAAAAAATGGGCTAACGCATCTTTTACAAATTTAAGGGCTGAGGGTGGCTTTATGGTTTCAGCTACGAGAAAAAATAATAAAACCCTGAACTTCAGCATTACTGCCGCCAGGTCTGGCAAGCTGCGCATCAAGGATAACTTTGATGGCCTAACGCTGAAATGGAATTTTAAGGGGGTAACAAAAACAGGTGATGTGTATGAAGTAAATTTGAATAAAGGGCAGAAGTTGCAAGTATTAGCCGGCAATCACAATTGA
- a CDS encoding glycoside hydrolase N-terminal domain-containing protein, translated as MYKTTVLKTSFLILNICVGLSVNARQPKLLESVYNLRLKAPVSTWDEALPLGNGLTGGLLWGEQNTIRLSLDRGDLWDERTHGEKEWWKKYTHQKGADLIAITSRT; from the coding sequence ATGTACAAAACGACTGTTTTAAAAACCAGCTTCCTTATTTTAAATATCTGTGTCGGCTTATCCGTTAATGCCCGGCAGCCTAAGCTACTAGAATCTGTCTATAACCTGCGACTTAAAGCTCCTGTTAGCACCTGGGATGAAGCCCTTCCTTTAGGAAATGGCTTAACGGGCGGTCTGTTATGGGGCGAACAAAATACCATCAGACTCTCTTTAGACAGGGGAGATTTATGGGATGAGCGAACCCATGGAGAAAAGGAATGGTGGAAAAAATACACTCATCAAAAAGGAGCAGACCTGATTGCCATCACAAGCCGTACATGA
- a CDS encoding DUF808 domain-containing protein — protein MASGFFAILDDIAALMDDVAVTAKIATKKTAGILGDDLAVNAEKATGFLSSRELPVLWAITKGSLINKVIIVPIALLLSAFFPIAIKVILVLGGFYLAYEGVEKIVEYLFHHPKEGHEVVAEIKQDGNDAEKAKIKSAVTTDFILSVEIVIIALGTVLEKSLTLQIVTVSLVALLATIGVYGIVAIIVRMDDAGHKLIKTSNDKGLLASIGRLLVKSLPIIIRILSVVGTIALILVSGGIFVHNIEFLHHLFPDMPAIIKESLIGLVAGLIIVALTIGTKKIISLIKR, from the coding sequence ATGGCTTCAGGTTTTTTTGCGATTTTAGATGATATTGCTGCTTTAATGGATGATGTTGCGGTTACCGCGAAAATAGCGACAAAGAAAACTGCCGGTATTTTAGGCGATGATTTGGCGGTGAATGCAGAAAAGGCTACAGGCTTCCTTTCTTCACGCGAATTACCCGTGCTTTGGGCAATCACCAAGGGCTCTTTAATTAACAAGGTGATTATTGTTCCGATTGCGCTGCTGCTCAGTGCGTTCTTTCCGATCGCCATTAAGGTGATCCTGGTTTTGGGAGGATTTTACCTCGCTTATGAGGGAGTGGAGAAGATCGTTGAATACTTGTTTCACCATCCAAAGGAAGGTCACGAAGTGGTTGCGGAGATTAAACAGGATGGCAATGATGCAGAAAAAGCGAAAATTAAATCTGCGGTAACAACCGATTTCATTCTATCTGTAGAGATTGTAATTATCGCACTGGGAACTGTTTTGGAAAAAAGTTTAACGTTACAAATCGTAACGGTTTCTCTTGTTGCACTTTTGGCTACAATTGGGGTTTATGGCATCGTGGCCATTATCGTAAGAATGGATGATGCCGGTCATAAATTAATCAAAACTTCCAATGATAAAGGCTTACTCGCCAGTATAGGGCGTTTGCTGGTTAAATCGCTACCGATTATTATCCGGATTCTTAGTGTCGTTGGAACCATTGCATTGATCCTGGTTTCCGGTGGGATCTTTGTTCATAACATTGAATTTTTGCACCATTTGTTTCCAGATATGCCTGCTATAATCAAGGAAAGTCTGATTGGATTGGTAGCCGGATTAATTATTGTAGCATTGACAATAGGGACTAAAAAAATCATTTCATTAATTAAGCGATAA
- a CDS encoding metallophosphoesterase, translating to MMKLNRRSLLKAAGLATGVVVSGGLPALASVNEPENSKGKKLALKVAHITDVHIRDGENAPERFKKCLKQIIAKHKPDFFLNGGDSINDASYDNVTYEQVIKQWGIWDDCTAVLKQYELHSCIGNHDPWWKAPSKEDEMYGKNYVVKRLKIPHRYYSFRKKNWHFIVLDGNNSNISLDQEQFDWLKKELEQLPASTPTLLMSHYPILGTTQVLVGGGHSDCKQLKDLFYKHHDKVRVCLSGHNHLSDQTRYNDVLYCCNGAMSGFWWGKGDAESAGPGYYLETPPGYAMLNLYEDGTVENEYFPHTY from the coding sequence ATGATGAAACTAAACAGAAGATCTTTATTAAAAGCAGCGGGGCTTGCCACAGGCGTCGTGGTAAGCGGAGGACTGCCGGCTCTGGCTTCCGTAAATGAACCGGAAAACAGCAAAGGAAAGAAATTAGCACTAAAAGTAGCACACATTACCGATGTGCACATCAGAGATGGAGAAAATGCACCGGAAAGGTTTAAAAAGTGTCTAAAGCAGATCATCGCTAAACACAAACCCGATTTCTTTTTAAACGGTGGGGATTCCATTAACGATGCTTCATATGATAATGTAACCTACGAACAGGTCATCAAACAATGGGGCATCTGGGACGATTGCACCGCAGTGCTTAAACAATATGAACTTCATAGCTGCATCGGCAACCATGATCCATGGTGGAAAGCGCCTTCAAAAGAAGATGAGATGTACGGAAAAAACTATGTAGTTAAGCGACTGAAAATCCCACATCGCTATTATAGCTTCCGCAAAAAGAACTGGCATTTTATCGTGCTGGATGGGAACAACAGCAATATTTCTCTGGATCAGGAACAGTTTGACTGGTTAAAAAAGGAGTTGGAACAGCTTCCTGCATCGACACCTACCCTGCTCATGTCGCATTATCCAATTCTGGGTACTACGCAAGTGTTGGTTGGTGGTGGTCATTCTGATTGTAAACAACTAAAAGACCTGTTTTATAAGCACCACGATAAGGTAAGGGTTTGTTTAAGCGGGCATAACCATTTATCGGATCAAACCCGTTACAACGATGTGTTATACTGCTGCAACGGTGCGATGAGTGGCTTTTGGTGGGGCAAGGGCGATGCAGAATCGGCTGGCCCGGGTTACTATCTCGAAACTCCTCCGGGGTATGCAATGCTAAATCTGTATGAAGATGGAACCGTAGAAAATGAATATTTCCCACATACTTACTAA
- a CDS encoding DUF2314 domain-containing protein, translating into MSLLSRFFGKSKVVERESEPDLVYIPNEDERMKWAIEKAGLTLWYFEKSLKSPVSGQEYFSIKVMIEDSGKVEHIWLTAPDFDEEGNLFGEVGNEPVQVKTVKLGQKIGVMRSLISDWMIVENGRLVGGYTIRAIREGLPEAERQAFDDSIGLLVDAGSDYFKPDFDTPEGAILSLEEAYQTNDIDKALSCKDFYQEAKLMLSTLDFPVEEEMIVSTSEALALSFVSYIEKEGMPDFKNINRAFTQRDKVDENYWIITEVCTYPDGGISVQKLQTYKTAQGWRVLGVTS; encoded by the coding sequence ATGAGTTTACTGTCACGTTTTTTTGGAAAGAGCAAAGTTGTAGAAAGAGAGTCTGAGCCTGATTTGGTCTATATACCGAATGAAGATGAGCGCATGAAATGGGCCATTGAAAAGGCAGGGCTTACCTTATGGTATTTTGAAAAGAGCCTGAAAAGTCCGGTTTCCGGACAGGAATATTTTTCCATCAAAGTGATGATTGAAGACTCAGGAAAGGTAGAGCACATCTGGTTGACGGCTCCTGATTTTGACGAAGAGGGAAACCTGTTTGGAGAAGTGGGCAATGAACCTGTTCAGGTGAAAACGGTTAAGCTGGGGCAGAAAATAGGGGTGATGAGGTCGCTGATTTCCGACTGGATGATCGTTGAAAACGGCCGGTTAGTTGGCGGTTATACCATCAGGGCCATCCGTGAAGGCCTCCCTGAAGCGGAAAGGCAGGCTTTTGATGATTCTATCGGCCTTCTGGTAGATGCCGGCAGTGACTATTTTAAGCCAGACTTTGATACGCCTGAAGGAGCGATATTGTCTTTGGAGGAGGCTTATCAAACCAACGATATCGACAAAGCGCTGTCCTGTAAGGATTTTTATCAGGAAGCAAAGCTCATGCTTTCTACATTGGACTTCCCGGTAGAAGAAGAGATGATCGTCAGTACCTCAGAAGCTTTAGCACTTTCTTTCGTCAGTTATATTGAAAAAGAAGGGATGCCCGACTTCAAAAATATCAACAGGGCTTTTACACAGCGCGATAAGGTGGATGAAAACTATTGGATCATTACGGAAGTCTGCACTTATCCGGATGGAGGAATATCTGTACAAAAACTACAGACCTATAAAACTGCCCAGGGATGGAGAGTCTTGGGAGTAACCAGTTAA
- a CDS encoding family 20 glycosylhydrolase yields MNTMKRAIASSFSLLFCLFSNTSFAQDSLAIIPKPLQQISKPGYYTYGPETEVYSSSSFLEATDLLHEHPYLKFHKIKTLRSGKKAPLKGIILQEAGKDDTLAMNAYRLEISADRILITARQPEAVLNGIATLRQLALTRKDKRLPAVWIQDQPAFGYRGLMLDVSRHFFPIPFLKKYIDLMSLYKLNTFHWHLTDGAGWRLEIKKYPELTSKAAWRTNANWKYWWNNGRQYSEMGSPNAFGGYYTAEQAKDLVKYAAKRGITVIPEIEMPAHTEEVLAAYPNLSCYGLPYKNSEFCIGNEDTFRFLQEVLDEVIEIFPSKYIHIGGDEADKSAWKQCPKCQKVIKDFDLKDEHGLQSYAVKRMETYLKSKGRKLIGWDEILEGGLAPEATVMSWRGEKGGIEAANSGHDVIMTPGSHLYLDAYQTNPIGQPEAIGGYLPLKKVYGYQPIPAEINPDKRKHVLGIQANVWTEYMPTTSQVEYMVFPRALAAAEAAWTTESQKNWDDFQMRLQQHYLLLQRLNVNYYPPSNELSMLSKFNIAEKKAVVTISSEQFKPEIRYTTDGSNPIASSPLYQDGIPLNATAKVKAVIFKNQQPVAKIQELELDVHKAIGKKVIYNNKWSSSYPAQKELSLVNGQTGDLTYGDGQWQGFLGDFDVTIDLENSIPLTQLKIRFMQLTGPGVYMPANVSVAVSEDGIVFKNIQKSDNDVPYTDTTLRFKTFSFDLKGNNARYLRVTGKNEKKGFMFSDEVVVY; encoded by the coding sequence ATGAACACCATGAAACGGGCGATTGCCTCCTCCTTCAGTTTACTATTTTGTTTATTTTCAAACACCTCTTTTGCCCAGGATTCTTTAGCAATTATTCCAAAACCACTGCAACAAATTTCAAAGCCCGGATATTATACCTATGGGCCGGAGACCGAAGTATATTCCAGTTCCTCCTTTCTCGAAGCAACTGACCTGCTCCATGAACACCCTTACCTGAAGTTCCATAAAATAAAAACATTGCGTTCGGGAAAGAAAGCGCCCCTTAAAGGAATTATTCTTCAGGAAGCCGGAAAGGACGACACCCTTGCCATGAATGCCTACCGCCTGGAGATCAGTGCCGATCGGATTCTGATCACCGCACGTCAGCCTGAAGCGGTCCTGAACGGCATTGCTACGCTTCGTCAGCTGGCGCTGACCAGAAAAGACAAACGGCTCCCTGCGGTATGGATTCAGGATCAGCCAGCTTTCGGTTACCGGGGCCTCATGCTGGACGTATCCCGTCATTTCTTTCCCATCCCTTTCCTGAAGAAATACATAGACCTGATGTCCTTGTATAAACTGAATACCTTCCACTGGCACCTCACTGATGGCGCTGGCTGGAGATTGGAAATCAAAAAATATCCGGAGCTGACCAGCAAAGCTGCATGGCGGACGAATGCCAACTGGAAATACTGGTGGAACAACGGACGCCAATATTCAGAAATGGGCAGTCCGAATGCTTTCGGTGGATATTATACTGCGGAGCAAGCAAAAGACCTGGTAAAATATGCGGCAAAACGCGGAATTACCGTCATCCCTGAAATTGAAATGCCGGCACATACAGAGGAGGTTTTAGCCGCCTATCCGAATCTATCCTGTTATGGCTTACCTTATAAAAACTCAGAGTTTTGCATCGGTAACGAAGATACCTTTCGCTTTCTTCAGGAGGTGCTGGATGAGGTGATCGAAATTTTTCCTTCCAAATACATTCATATCGGTGGCGATGAAGCCGATAAATCGGCCTGGAAACAATGTCCGAAATGCCAGAAGGTGATTAAAGACTTCGATTTGAAAGACGAACATGGCTTGCAGAGTTATGCCGTTAAAAGAATGGAAACTTATTTGAAAAGTAAAGGACGAAAGCTGATCGGATGGGATGAAATCCTGGAAGGCGGACTCGCCCCTGAAGCAACGGTTATGAGCTGGCGCGGAGAAAAAGGAGGCATTGAAGCGGCAAACTCAGGTCACGATGTGATCATGACCCCTGGCTCCCATCTTTATCTTGATGCCTATCAGACCAATCCAATCGGACAACCGGAAGCCATAGGCGGATATCTGCCTTTAAAAAAAGTATATGGTTATCAACCGATTCCAGCTGAAATCAATCCCGACAAAAGAAAACATGTACTCGGAATTCAGGCCAATGTCTGGACAGAATATATGCCGACCACCAGTCAGGTAGAATATATGGTTTTCCCAAGGGCCCTTGCCGCAGCAGAAGCGGCATGGACAACGGAAAGTCAAAAGAACTGGGATGATTTTCAAATGCGCCTGCAACAACATTACCTGTTGCTGCAGCGCCTGAATGTGAATTACTACCCGCCATCAAATGAACTGAGCATGCTCTCCAAATTCAATATTGCAGAAAAAAAGGCGGTGGTAACGATCAGTTCTGAGCAGTTTAAACCAGAAATACGCTATACTACGGATGGTAGTAACCCGATTGCCAGCTCGCCCTTGTACCAGGATGGCATTCCATTAAATGCTACGGCAAAAGTAAAGGCGGTCATCTTCAAAAATCAACAGCCTGTAGCTAAAATTCAGGAGCTGGAACTGGATGTCCATAAGGCCATTGGTAAGAAAGTGATTTACAACAATAAGTGGAGCAGCAGTTACCCTGCCCAAAAAGAACTAAGCCTGGTAAACGGACAAACCGGCGACCTCACTTATGGCGACGGACAATGGCAGGGCTTTCTTGGCGATTTTGATGTGACGATTGATCTGGAGAATTCCATCCCCTTAACGCAATTGAAAATCCGCTTTATGCAGTTAACCGGACCTGGTGTATACATGCCTGCAAATGTTAGCGTGGCGGTTTCTGAAGATGGAATTGTTTTCAAAAATATTCAGAAATCAGACAATGATGTTCCGTATACGGATACCACACTGAGGTTTAAAACTTTCAGCTTCGACCTCAAAGGAAACAATGCCCGATACCTCAGGGTAACCGGTAAAAACGAAAAAAAAGGATTTATGTTCAGCGATGAGGTAGTCGTGTATTAA